A single Leptospira kirschneri serovar Cynopteri str. 3522 CT DNA region contains:
- a CDS encoding alpha/beta hydrolase family protein: protein MPMNFFSTIRGLPFLIDYSGLKIPKQTQITETSLDLSGSVSLRTKILENPGNTKKPVIYLQHGMSFKGIDDVRILALGNNLANRGFRVYLPELTEVKNLLIRSETISNIRASFLKIHSLEKCPVSYLSASFSAGMGFVALADSECQKVLNSVLLIGSYSDFVKTLPFVLKNYEIESYAVNVMMYNYIHLIRSEPEGLKKYFLESALDNGLSREDDELKGPKVFLDLNEEDKNFLNRFLESSDFRNQLALEIKSIVPETFAKETSPAFFTDRFYRPCFLLHGDDDSVISPQESKDLRNLLLKNGNQKIYFLETSLLTHGDHRPFYSGLNEILPMAKFWGEYLNSVDLLL, encoded by the coding sequence ATGCCGATGAACTTTTTCAGCACAATTCGCGGACTCCCATTTTTGATCGATTATTCCGGATTAAAAATTCCAAAACAAACACAGATAACTGAAACTAGTTTGGATTTATCCGGTTCCGTTTCTTTGAGAACTAAGATTTTAGAAAATCCAGGAAACACAAAAAAACCAGTGATTTATCTACAACACGGAATGAGTTTTAAAGGAATCGATGACGTTCGAATTTTAGCTTTGGGAAACAATTTAGCCAATCGAGGATTTAGAGTTTATCTCCCGGAACTTACGGAAGTAAAAAATCTTTTAATCCGTTCGGAAACGATTTCAAACATACGAGCCTCATTTCTTAAAATTCATTCTTTGGAAAAATGTCCGGTCTCGTATCTTTCCGCAAGTTTTTCCGCTGGAATGGGATTTGTAGCCTTGGCAGATTCCGAATGCCAAAAAGTTTTAAATTCAGTGCTTTTGATCGGAAGTTATTCTGATTTCGTAAAAACGTTACCTTTCGTATTAAAAAATTATGAAATCGAAAGTTACGCCGTAAACGTGATGATGTATAACTACATTCATTTGATTCGTTCTGAGCCCGAAGGTTTAAAAAAATATTTTTTAGAATCCGCTTTGGACAATGGACTTTCTAGAGAAGATGACGAGTTGAAAGGGCCAAAAGTTTTTTTAGATTTGAATGAAGAAGATAAGAATTTCTTAAACAGATTTTTGGAAAGTTCCGATTTTAGAAATCAATTGGCGCTTGAAATTAAATCTATTGTTCCGGAAACATTTGCGAAAGAAACTTCTCCTGCATTTTTTACGGATCGTTTTTACAGGCCTTGTTTTTTACTACACGGAGACGATGATTCGGTGATTTCCCCTCAAGAATCCAAAGATCTTAGAAACTTACTTTTGAAGAATGGAAATCAAAAGATTTACTTTTTAGAAACGAGTCTGCTTACACACGGGGATCATAGACCGTTTTATTCGGGTTTAAATGAAATTTTACCTATGGCAAAGTTTTGGGGAGAGTATTTAAATTCGGTAGATCTTCTACTTTAA
- a CDS encoding DUF342 domain-containing protein, which yields MNANEKPMNTPTPESQISPVSIDSAITIVVSQDKLSAIITVRPYNLKGETLSKEKLWSVIEDWGIHRDRVLNDEIRKILNLLERAAQKGDFTPIKTEIAKGVAPVPGENGWVRFYHPMSKRVKLLEDGRADFRNIDRYINVKVGEKLATKFEGIPGVPGFDVFGNIIPAPSIKKPKLVVGNHIEERNVLEEGKNLQEYFATSNGVIFATEVSITVSPELQIAGNVGLSTGNIQFDGNVIVRGDVEPGSIVECTGSLIVYGNLESNQIKVGQDLIVHGGIKGSGGTEIILVTGQIQTKFIENAYLETEGDIIVEGAILNSTIDTLGSIILNGQNGNLVSSKIRTNEGISAVSLGSGAELDVIVELGFHFKNDRSFQEISRKIQMGEKEMEKILPKIQQIKHMVQRFRGNLPEDKKTAFKIVFEDYNKKLKILNMLKFKQDSLKSSRFNSGAVRLAVQKGAYPGAVIHYRRQIEKITKFQSSFMMVFEPGQEKAVMVALQTK from the coding sequence ATGAATGCGAACGAGAAGCCTATGAATACACCTACGCCAGAATCTCAAATTTCTCCCGTTTCCATTGACTCTGCGATTACAATTGTGGTGTCTCAGGATAAACTTTCCGCAATAATTACCGTCAGACCTTACAATCTCAAAGGGGAAACCTTATCCAAAGAGAAACTTTGGAGTGTTATCGAAGATTGGGGAATCCATAGGGATCGGGTTTTAAACGATGAGATTCGAAAAATTTTAAATTTATTAGAAAGAGCGGCACAGAAGGGGGATTTTACTCCTATTAAAACGGAGATTGCAAAGGGTGTGGCTCCGGTTCCAGGAGAAAACGGTTGGGTTCGTTTTTATCATCCAATGTCTAAACGAGTCAAGTTGTTGGAAGATGGTAGGGCTGATTTTAGAAATATAGATCGTTATATCAATGTGAAAGTAGGCGAAAAACTCGCCACTAAATTTGAGGGGATTCCAGGGGTTCCAGGTTTTGACGTATTTGGAAATATCATTCCGGCGCCTTCGATTAAAAAACCGAAACTTGTAGTTGGAAATCATATCGAAGAGAGAAACGTTCTAGAAGAAGGTAAAAATCTTCAGGAATATTTCGCTACGAGTAACGGAGTTATCTTTGCAACGGAAGTATCTATCACCGTATCTCCTGAATTGCAGATTGCCGGAAATGTAGGACTTTCTACAGGAAACATTCAGTTTGATGGAAACGTAATCGTTCGGGGAGACGTCGAGCCCGGTTCCATTGTAGAATGTACCGGTTCGCTTATAGTTTATGGAAATTTAGAAAGTAATCAAATCAAGGTAGGACAGGATCTAATTGTTCATGGAGGAATTAAGGGTTCGGGTGGTACTGAAATCATTTTGGTTACTGGACAAATTCAGACTAAGTTTATAGAAAACGCTTATTTGGAAACGGAAGGAGATATAATTGTAGAAGGTGCGATTTTAAATTCTACGATCGATACCTTGGGTTCCATCATTTTGAACGGACAGAATGGGAATTTGGTTTCGAGTAAAATTAGAACCAACGAAGGTATTTCAGCCGTTTCTTTAGGTTCCGGCGCGGAATTGGATGTTATTGTGGAATTGGGTTTTCATTTTAAGAACGATCGTTCTTTTCAAGAAATCAGTAGAAAGATCCAAATGGGGGAAAAAGAAATGGAAAAAATTCTCCCTAAGATCCAACAGATCAAACACATGGTTCAACGTTTTAGAGGAAATCTTCCCGAAGATAAAAAAACCGCATTTAAAATTGTATTTGAAGACTATAACAAAAAATTAAAGATTTTGAATATGCTAAAATTCAAACAAGACAGTTTGAAAAGTTCTCGTTTTAATTCGGGTGCGGTAAGGCTTGCGGTTCAAAAAGGGGCGTATCCGGGCGCCGTAATTCATTACAGAAGACAGATAGAAAAGATCACTAAGTTTCAGTCTTCTTTTATGATGGTATTTGAACCAGGTCAGGAAAAAGCGGTTATGGTCGCTCTTCAAACGAAATAG